Proteins found in one Labrus bergylta chromosome 8, fLabBer1.1, whole genome shotgun sequence genomic segment:
- the phactr4b gene encoding phosphatase and actin regulator 4B isoform X4 produces MGQSLRVETQAKDPQQQNKNGDDESEQHHGTMVGEGGSTGDSTPKRKGKFSTLGKIFKPWKWRKKKSSDKFQETSEELERKMSTRRTRQELIEQGVLKEVPDNDADTQTPKQPYVKNGHTLPLSSGVVVGGGGGHCGVRSPCNQGKLPSESDYRMNPAWLNQPDDRRGRSPSDGERRGALCSRGTGQHEDGWRGGGGGSRAHVEGEWKPNMIWQGQIHGQMEDCRRGGRLHPEDGQKRPGLQKAPSEDCRRSRPAEADWKPTLPRHASAEEGRARRESESHFIPDPEALRDTLREPLPPKQSVMPPKWLMTTTTEPCSKGASRTPSNHHGNQYSSPSASSSKPGRSVSSAGTSTQPSSGLASTSTSQGTKQPPQPPPKPMNRGNATMLGDFNQGGTSLVSAKPSPPMPPKRTTPVTKRNTEDASALSHPINPSPLSLEDHSNLSVGFQLPPPPPSPPLPTHKPPSPPRQHIHTHHLHHQHSYPHPLPQPIPMLFDPPSPTNESPQRPAPVPLHIMIQRALSSPGPAQPHPDGSQRAHTLLFETPLEYHGDRGRPLPVSIQPLKLSEDDYSEEEEEEDDEEEEEYDGEIPQPELEPRSRRCLVGDAGVCVIPGGNSSEEEDEEDEDEDEEGENDMHGDDSDSEGPVLYKDEDSDEDEEDEPPPSALASRVRRKDTLALKLSSRPSAPDRDRDRFTQERCIRDNHPPGQTGLTWQSREQWEAIRTQIGSALTRRLSQRPTAEELEQRNILQPKNQADRQAEVREIKRRLTRKLSQRPTVAELQARKILRFHEYVEVTDAQDYDRRADKPWTKLTPADKAAIRKELNDYKSTEMEVHEESRIYTRFHRP; encoded by the exons ATGGGACAGAGCCTTCGTGTGGAAACCCAGGCTAAGGacccacaacaacaaaacaagaatggAG ATGATGAATCTGAGCAACACCACGGCACAATGGTGGGAGAGGGGGGCAGCACGGGGGACAGCACCCCAAAGCGCAAGGGCAAGTTCTCTACCCTTGGCAAGATCTTCAAGCCGTGGAAGTGGCGGAAGAAGAAAAGCAGCGATAAGTTCCAGGAAACTTCAGAAG agctggagagaaagaTGTCGACGAGGCGTACCCGGCAGGAGCTCATCGAACAGGGAGTGCTGAAGGAAGTCCCGGACAACG ATGCAGATACACAGACGCCAAAGCAGCCCTATGTGAAGAACGGCCacactctaccactgagctctGGGGTGGtagtgggaggaggaggaggtcactGTGGTGTTAGGAGCCCATGCAACCAGGGCAAACTTCCTTCAGAGTCCGACTATAGGATGAACCCGGCCTGGCTCAACCAGCCAGATGACCGCAGGGGTCGCTCTCCTTCAGACGGGGAACGTCGGGGCGCTCTGTGCTCCAGAGGCACGGGACAGCATGAAGACGggtggagagggggagggggagggtcACGTGCACATGTTGAGGGTGAATGGAAACCTAACATGATCTGGCAGGGCCAGATTCATGGCCAGATGGAGGACTGCAGACGTGGGGGGAGACTTCACCCCGAGGATGGGCAGAAGAGACCCGGGCTGCAGAAGGCCCCATCAGAGGACTGCAGGAGGAGTCGGCCTGCAGAAGCGGACTGGAAGCCAACACTCCCTCGACATGCATCTGCTGAGGAGGGAAGAGCTCGCAGAG AGTCAGAGAGCCATTTCATCCCTGACCCAGAAGCCCTGCGGGACACCCTGCGCGAACCTCTGCCACCCAAACAGTCTGTCATGCCTCCAAAATGGCTGATGACCACAACCACCGAGCCTTGCAGCAAAGGTGCATCTCGCACCCCATCCAACCACCATGGGAACCAGTACTCCTCTCCCTCCGCCTCCTCGTCCAAACCTGGGCGGTCCGTCTCCTCTGCTGGTACGTCCACCCAACCGTCTTCAGGATtagcctccacctccacctctcaGGGCACCAAGCAGCCACCTCAGCCTCCGCCCAAGCCAATGAACAGGGGCAACGCTACCATGCTGG GCGACTTCAACCAAGGAGGAACCAGTCTTGTGTCAGCCAAGCCCTCCCCACCCATGCCTCCTAAGAGGACCACCCCCGTCACCAAACGCAACACAGAGGACGCCTCTGCTTTGAGCCATCCCATCAACCCCTCACCCCTTTCTCTGGAAGACCACAGCAACCTATCTGTGGGATTCCAGCTGCCTCCCccacctccctctcctcccctgccAACACACAAGCCACCATCTCCTCCCCgccaacacatacacacccaccaCCTCCACCATCAGCACTCCTACCCCCATCCACTACCCCAGCCCATACCCATGCTGTTTGACCCACCAAGCCCGACCAATGAATCTCCTCAGCGCCCGGCCCCTGTCCCGCTGCATATAATGATCCAGCGAGCCTTGTCCAGTCCCGGCCCTGCTCAGCCACATCCAGACGGGTCACAGCGAGCTCACACGCTGCTTTTTGAAACACCTCTTGAGTACCATGGAGACCGTGGACGTCCCCTTCCTGTCAGCATCCAACCACTGAAACT atctgaggatgactattcagaggaagaagaggaggaagatgacgaggaggaggaggagtacgaTGGGGAGATCCCCCAGCCGGAGCTGGAGCCTCGGAGCCGCAGATGCTTGGTGGGAGACGCCGGTGTTTGTGTCATCCCGGGAGGAAacagcagtgaggaggaggacgaggaagatgaagatgaggatgaagaaGGAGAGAATGACATGCATGGCGATGACAGCGACTCGGAAGGTCCTGTGCTTTATAAAGATGAAGACTccgatgaagatgaagaggatgagCCCCCTCCAA GTGCTCTGGCCAGCAGGGTCAGGAGGAAGGACACCTTGGCTCTGAAGCTGAGCAGCCGTCCCTCGGCCCCtgacagggacagggacaggTTTACCCAGGAGAGATGCATCAGGGACAACCACCCTCCAGGACAGACCGGCCTCACCTGGCAGAGCAGGGAGCAGTGGGAGGCCATTCGCACACAGATCGGCAGCGCACTCACAAG GCGACTTAGCCAGAGACCCACTGCGGAAGAGCTGGAGCAAAGAAACATCCTTCAGC CTAAAAACCAGGCTGACAGACAAGCTGAAGTTAGGGAGATTAAGCGGCGGCTGACCCGGAAG TTGAGTCAAAGACCCACCGTTGCAGAACTACAGGCAAGAAAAATCCTGCGGTTCCATGAGTACGTGGAAGTCACAGATGCCCAAGACTATGATCGGAGAGCGGACAAGCCGTGGACTAAGCTGACTCCTGCTGACAAG GCGGCCATCCGGAAGGAGCTCAATGACTATAAGAGCACTGAAATGGAGGTTCATGAAGAGAGCAGAATCTACACGAG GTTTCATCGGccttag